The Methanosarcina acetivorans C2A genome includes the window GGAAAGAAAGATCACTACGCACCCAAAATGGTCTTAATTAAAAAAAACAGATAAAGGAGACCTCTGCACTCCTTAATTCAACCAGCTCGTTCCCGAAAATTCACGCAACCTTTTCTCTAAAAACTGCTTTTTTTCGTTTTAAGGAACGTACAAGAGTATAAAATTTTCAAAATCTTTATAAAAATGTTTTAAAAAATACCAAAAATATTTTATAATAGAATCACATAAATTCCGAAGTCAACTCATTATAACACAAATAAACAAAAGTTTCGCAGATGAGTTGACCGGGCTGAAAGCTACGGTTGACAAAAACAGGAAATTTGATCTGAAAATATCCTGTAATTGTGGCAAATTTTGAATAAAAGTCCAGAGCCAGAGCTTCTTATGTCCGTCCACCTCAAAAAACCATCCACTTGTAAAGTGAGAATAAAGAGTGAAAAATCCTCTGCACCGTGTCCGCCCCACAAAACGCAGAGAACCGAATTGGATAGATTCAAAAATATTACGCAGACGTAATTAGGATTTTTGAATTACCGTATAGATCCGACACAATTAGATATTTGATATAGACTCGGTCTAATTAGATAGTTCGGAAAAACATTACGAGTACGTAATATGGAATTTTGAGAAATATCTGGGAAAGAGTATATGATTATCCTAGAGTTTTTGAGTTTACTCAAATTCTAAATCCAATCCAGAGGCGATACGATGCTAAAAAAGAATCTAGGAACCCTATTCCTGACAACATGTCTTATTTTAACAACCGTATCAACTGTTGGAGAAATATAGAACTATTCGATAGTTTTTTTGAGTTTACCAAAATTCTAAATCCAACCCAAAGGTGATGTGGTGATAAAAATGAAGCAGGAAACCCTATTCCTGACGACGTGCCTTAGTTTGACTGCCGTATGTACCTTGGGAAATATACTAAAACCCAACAAAAAACTCTATAAAGTTTTTTGAAACTCAAATCCCAAATCCAACCCAAAGGTGATACGATGCTAAAAAGACAGATAGGAGCCCTACTCCTAGCAGCATGCCTAATTTTAACAGCCGTACCCGCTGCGTTAGGCGCACAGAATACAATAACTGTAAGTCCGACGTCTGGAACAAATGCCCAGACTGCAATTAATAACGCAATAAATTCTGTAGCAGCCGGAGCAACATCAAGTAACCCGGGATATGTCCTCCTTAGTGCTGGTACTTATCAGATAAGTGCACCTATAATTTTGAAATCTAATGTAATACTGAAAGGTGCGGGCGACAGCACAATAATATATGCTACGGGTTCAGTTTGTAACTCCGAGGGATCACCTGCATATGTATTCGGGTCAGGTGTTTCTAACGTTGAAGTATCTAATCTTCAATTCAAAAGTACAGCAACTGGACCAAGTGACGGAGGCCATGGAGACTATCGAAACTGCATAAAACTCACGTCTTCGACTAACAGTAAAGTACACGACATTTTATTCACTCGCTATCTATATGGTGATGGTGTCAGAATCAGTAAAAGTTCTGGAATAAATGTATATAACTGTAGAATAACATCCTCAGGACACGATGGCGTGTCATTTTTGTCCGGCACCAAGGATTCCAGAATGTATAACTGCTATGTTGAGGTTCAGACCAACACAGGTGTCAGGGTAGACAACTGTGCAAATATTGAAGTGGACCATAATACCTTCACAGGTAGCGCCGGGTCTGGCTGGTGTTGTGTTGAACTGGAAAATACACTGACAAATGTGAATGTCCATCACAACATTATGCATGATTACAAAGGATCAAGCAGCAGTGCAGGCATTGGAAATTGGAATGCAAAAGGATCGATTAGCGTCCATGATAATGTTATGTGGAACGTGTCCCCTTACGTAGAGGTAGGTTCAGGCACAAACATACTGGGACCGTCTGATCACAGTGTTGAGAATTGGGTAGCAAAAGGGTATGGATATGGCTCTCTTGGCAGTGTGTCAAGCTCACAGGATACAACTGTAGATTCGACATCTGAAACGGATACCCAGACTGCAATTAATGCAACTGCTGCAACGGAAACAAAAGAAACTGAAGTTGCAACAACCAATGATCAGACAACAGTTAATGAAAACACTGTAACAGCGACTACTCCTGAACAGGTAGCTGGAACTGAGAACACATCTTCAACAGAAGAAAATGCAACAGGCATTGTCATAGACAACCGCCTCAGGGAAGCATCTCCTGATGTCGTTTACCAGGACAAGGTATATATTGACATCGGAGGCAGGCCCGGAGTAGGTAGGTATAGAGACCTGATCCTTTTTGACCTGAGCAAATACGATGAAGCAGAGAATATTACCAATGCAACCCTGTCCCTTTACTGGTACTATCCTGATGGAATAGAAAGACCGGAAGATACGATCGTGGAGATATACAGACCTGCTGCAGCCTGGAGTCCCGAAAATGTGACCTGGAACAGCCGGGATACGGGAGTGCTCTGGACACAGCCCGGAGGAGACTGGTTCGACATGAACAATACCTCTCAGGGAGATGCACCGTATGCTACGATAACCCTGAAAGGAAGCGATATTCCGGACAACAGGTACTATGAGCTGAATGTAACCGAGCTCGTAAAAGAATACGTCAGCGGCGAGTACGAAAATACAGGGTTCCTGATCAAGACCCAAAACGAAAATGCGGATTATGTAGCATTCTACAGCAGCGATATCGAAGACAAAGACAAGCGTCCAACGCTGAATATAGAAGAGAAAGCTGTAGCATAAAAACCCTGACTTCAGGAAAAGAACTCAGAGAAGCTGGAAATGCGGAGAGAATAAAATCTCCGTAACCAGCCTTTGAGTTTTTCCAGCTCATTTTTATATAAGAAAAAATTCAGGCTAAAACACTATCTGGTTTAGCCAGATTCTTCTACCAACCTTAAAGGTTATGACTTCCAGACCTGTGGTGCAATAATTTTAAAAGAGATTTGAGAATTCTTTACTTAAGGATCAGTCTTTACAGGTTTGTGGATACGAATATAACCTGACTTCCGCCTTTTTAGGTACATACATCCCACTTTCCGCAGTAAATTTTCGCATATTCACATTTTTTCCTGCTATCGATTTTCAATAAAAAGTGGATTTATTGGACTTTTATGCAGGAGGTAAAGCAGCTATATGGTGTATCATAGAGACAAAAAAACGATATCATTCAATTTTCACCAAGTTCCATTAAAAGTCCAAATTAATTTGATTTGTTTCAAAAACGCTATCAGGGAAAATATTGATTTTTGAAAAAATACTGCGGAATGTGGGATACATGCTTTTCTGCAAATTTATGAAGTCAATTGATTGCGGTTTTATGGATGATACCTTATATCTGATGCGCTTAAGTTTGAACACATAAGTCAGCATCGAACCTACTTTCGGCAGGTAACTTGATTTTTTCCAAGTAGTTTTACTGATAGCGTTTTTGTGGGAAAACACATTTTCTTCCACATTAAACATTACTGCAAAAATGGTTCGTTACTTATATAAGGCGTAAGATTTGAGTCATATGTTAACCAGCTTCAAGTATATTACAAATTTGCAGAATGTTTAAAAAACAATATCAGCAAAAATATTTAATTCATAATGTCGACCTGCCTAATATAAGATCGAACGACATTTATGCACTTAAAAATGAGGAACTAAGAATATAACCTATATTCGACAGGTCGACATTAGATTTTGAGGATTTTTATTGATTGTGTTTTTCATACGTTTCATAAATATATAATTGGTTTGAAACTGGTTAACATACAACTCAGATCTCACGGCATATATAAACAATGAACCATTTTTGCAATAATGTTTAGTATCAGGGATAATGTGTCTTTCAGTAAAAACGCCATCAGTAAAAATATTCTGAAAAAAACAAGTTACCTGCTGAAAGCAGGATATAACCGGGACTTTACCGTTAAAGTTTTTTTGCGCCTCCCAACAGATAACCTTTTTTAAGCTTAGAGATTTATAGTTAAGTGTATCGGGGGTATAAAATGAACGAAAATCAGCAGATATACAGACTGGGGGAAAAAAAGAGAAAAGGGATCCTGATCTTAACTCTTATAACTCTTGTTACAATTGTAACTATTGCTCTCTCAAATGCCCCGCCCGAACAGACTGTTTATGTAAATACCGACGGGAGTGGAGATTTCAATTGTGATGGAACCGATGACCATGTCGAGATTAACAAAGCCCTCGCATACGTTACAGAAAACCCGGAGTACACAACCGTTCATTTGAAAGGCCCCAACACATACGTCATCTCGGACAGCATCTTCATTGGTAGCGATACAATCCTGGAAGGGGACTCCACAGCTGTGATAAAACTTGAAGATAAGGCAGACTGGCCATTAGAGAAACCCCTGATTACCCAGATCGATAGTTCGGAAAACCATAATATTACAATAAGAGGCTTTGAGATTGACGGGAACCACGATGGGAATAAAGAAAAAAGCAGAGGGAAAGGGTACCACAACCTGATCCATTTCCTAAATTGTAAAAATATTCAGGTTTACGATATGTATATGCACGACAACCACGGCGATGGGCTGAAAGTGGTGAAAGGATCCAATATTCAGTTTTACAATAACACCGTCTATAAACTCGGGCATGACGCTCTTTACATAATCTATTCTTCGAACATAGAAGCCTGGAACAACAGGATAACGTGCAGAACAAACAGCGGACTCAGAGTATATAATGGAAACCACGTTAAATTCTATAACAACGTCATCAATTCCGAAGGGGAAGGAGGAGCAGGAATTGAAATCCAGAAAGCAGGCGCTTCAACAGCAATGAATGATATCGAAATCTACAACAACCTGATTTATGAAACAAATACTGCAGGCATCTGGATTACAGGCTACGGGTCCGAATATTCAAAAGACTCTGCAAAAGACGTGTACATTCACAATAATAAATTTTATAAAACCGGTATTAATGCCGGAGCTGACTGGTCAGGAGGAATTGTCCTCAACGGTTTTTACGACACCCTGATAGAAAACAACATATTCGATAGCTGCTACGGGGCAGCAATTGCCCATAAAGAAGTAGATGAAGAGTTTTCAGCTCCGGGCTCAAACTACACAACCATCGCACGAAATAATATAATAATAAATACCCAATCAAGCCCTACAGCCGGGGAAGGTTATGCATTTTATAACAAATTGCAAAACACCCACTCATTCATCCTTGAAAACAACTGCCTCTCAAACAATTTGGGCGGAGACTACATGTATGCCAGCTCTACTTCGGATGTACAGGCCGATCCCGCACTTATCGAACAGATAGGTAAAAACGGGTCTTCAGTGCAAAATCTGCCCTGCGCAGACGCCATAAATGCCGGACCGCAGGAAACGCCACCTGAGATCGAGCACGGCATGGGACAGGAAGAAGGATCATATATTGAAAGGGCGATCTCAAAAATGGTAGGGTTTGTGAAAAATACGTTTTTGGGTTTTGCTTCGGGAGAATCGGAGGAAGAAAACCTAAAAATCATCTCACTTTCGGTTGCCTCGGACAACCGGCTGAAAGAAGAAGCTCCTAACACGACGTACAGGGAAACCGAATATATAGATGTGGGAGAAAGGCCGGGTGGAGGAATATACAGGGACGTTATGCTGTTTGAACTGAAGCAGCTGGATGAAACAGACAGTATTGAAAAGGCAACCCTTTCTCTGTTCTGGTATTACCCTGAAGAAGCCAGGCCGGAAGATATTGTTCTGGAAGTTTACAGGCCGGAAAAATGGTGTGAGGAACACGTTACCTGGGAAGAAAGAGAAATAGAAACCCCCTGGCAGAACCCGGGAGGAGACTGGTACGACAGGAACGATGTTCTGCAGGGCAGCATGCCATATGCTACGATTACCATTAAAGGCAGTACCCTTCCTGACAACAGGTATTATGAACTGGATGTAACCGAGCTCGTAAAAGAATATGTCAGTGGAGAATACGAAAATACCGGTTTCCTGATCAAAGCCCGCAGTGAAAGCAGCAATTATATTGCATTTTACAGTTCGGAATGGCAAAACAAAGCCCAGAGGCCAAAACTTACTATAGAGTATGTAAATGAATAAGTGAACGAATAATACAAACCAGAATGAGATAAGCAATACAAACCAGAATGAGATAAGCAATACAAGCCAAAATAATAAAGCAATATAATTCAGACAAAACAATATAATTCGGACCCAGTAAAGAGTACGGGCATATAAGGTACAGGCAACATATAGATATAAATGAAGACTCTTCATGTCCTTCGATGCTTCTTTTCGGACATCATGGAATAACGCGGGGGATATTCGTCGGACTCGGGGTAATTATCCCTAGCCTGAAATCCGCAATAGATTTAAGGTATCTCGCTCTTGGAGCCCTTTTACCTGACCTTATAGACAAGCCGATAGGGAAAGTAATATTTGCATCGACCTTTTCGAATGGGCTTATGATAGGGTATACCCTGTTGTTCAGCTGTCATCTTGTTCTTGCAGGAATTTACCTGTATCAAAAAAGAAGAGATCCCAGAGTATTTGCCCCTGTTTTTAGTTCTTTTTTCCATATCCAGGAAGATCATGTTTGGACGCCCTCAAGCTTTTTTCTGGACTCTGCTTGGATGGAGTTTTCCTAAGGATCCATTATTATACAGGCCTTGAATACCTGGTAAAAATGCTTGAAAGCTCATTCAAACAGGAATTATCTCCTACGTTCATTTCGGAAATTCTGGGGATAGGAATAAATTGTTATTTTTACGGGGAGCCGAATAAAAAAATGTTGACTAAATACAGCTCCGAGTAGGAAATCCGGGATAAAAAAGAGAGGATTAAAAGATCCCGGATTAAACAGATGGGTTGTTTATTAAACAAAATACTTAAGGGAAGGACCTGGAAGTTTTACTTCCGGACCTCAACGAGCAAGTCCTACCTTTTCATTCTTTTTCTTTTCAACCTGCATATCAAAGAGCATTCCGAACAGGAGCATCTGAAGTCCGGTACCCAGTACAAGGAAACCGAGCAGTGGGTAATAGGATGGAAGCGGATTTTGAAGCAATAGCTGCAAAAGTCCCCAGATCCCAAGGAGGACGCTCAAAGGCAAGGCGAACATCCCGAGGAAGTAGAACAACACCAGAGGATGGAAGTCAAGCACCGTGTATTTGATCCTGAGCCTCCAGAGAAAACCCCTGAAAAGCATTGGTGAAACCTTACGGATATACTTACTGTACCTTATGGAAGATTTTTCTCTGCCGTAACGGGCAGGAATTACCACGTCCATGACCCTCATTCCAAAGGCGTTGAGCTTGATCAGCAGGTCGTTACAGTAGCCGTAGTAAGGATAAACGGAGTCCAGATCGATAACCTCAAGAGCCTGCCTGGAAATGGCTGTATACCCGTTCTGCGGGTCCATGATATGCCAGTATCCACTTCCTATTTTAGTCAGGAAACTTAGCAGGAGGTTTCCAAAAGACCTCCACCTGCTCATCCCGGCCATGAAATTGTCTGAGAGAAGCCGGTTGCCCTTTGTATAGTCGGCCAGTCCCTCAATAATCGGGAAGATCAATCTCGGAAGCTGGGTAGGGTCCATCTGGTTATCCCCAGCCATAACTGCTACAATATCCATTTCGTCTTTTAGAGCAAGCTTGTACCCGTCAATGATCCCTGCTCCGACACCTTTGTTTACTTCGTGGCGCAGATAAACGATTCTCGAGTCTCCGAACTTTTTTACAATTTCTCCGGTCCGGTCAGTACTCCCATCATCGATAACATAGATCCGGTCAACATATTCCGGAATCCCGTTCAAGGTCTCTCCGATAAGCAGTTCTTCGTTATAGGCAGGCACTACTACCCCTATACGGGTGCTTTCAAGCTTTCTGAATGCCGGGTCAACGTCAAAGCTCAGGTAGTTAACCTTAAGTTTTTCGGATTTCGCAGCAGAAAGCAGGGAGTTCAAAGACAGATGCTCTTTGCCTGAGTTAATATCCTGAAGTGCTTTCGAAGTCACGGCAAGAAAACCTATCTTTTCTTTGAAGGTACTTTTCCTGTTCAGAAGCATGACTGTTTCCTGTTCACAGGAAACCCTACAGGGCCAGGAACCTACCGACAGGTCAAATCCCAGCCTCAACGGCTCAAGGACATGAGAAATCAGGTCTATGTCCTGCATGCACTCAGGATAGATAAGAACAACAAGCTCGGAATCAAGGGATACCCTGTAAAGGACTTTGAGCAGGGCTTCCTCTCCTCCTACCAAGGGAACAACTCTTGCCCCACCAAGAGATGCCACTTCCATAGTTCGGTCAGTAGACCCTTTGTCAAGCACAAGTACGCGGTCTGAGTAACTTGCCGCAAGCAGGACTTTGCTTCCTATGGAAGCTTCTTCGTTTTGAGCCGGAATCAAAACCGTAAA containing:
- a CDS encoding glycosyltransferase family 2 protein — protein: MYSALTLCLSSLISNPTSIVSSPSQLSDRHLRHEFTVLIPAQNEEASIGSKVLLAASYSDRVLVLDKGSTDRTMEVASLGGARVVPLVGGEEALLKVLYRVSLDSELVVLIYPECMQDIDLISHVLEPLRLGFDLSVGSWPCRVSCEQETVMLLNRKSTFKEKIGFLAVTSKALQDINSGKEHLSLNSLLSAAKSEKLKVNYLSFDVDPAFRKLESTRIGVVVPAYNEELLIGETLNGIPEYVDRIYVIDDGSTDRTGEIVKKFGDSRIVYLRHEVNKGVGAGIIDGYKLALKDEMDIVAVMAGDNQMDPTQLPRLIFPIIEGLADYTKGNRLLSDNFMAGMSRWRSFGNLLLSFLTKIGSGYWHIMDPQNGYTAISRQALEVIDLDSVYPYYGYCNDLLIKLNAFGMRVMDVVIPARYGREKSSIRYSKYIRKVSPMLFRGFLWRLRIKYTVLDFHPLVLFYFLGMFALPLSVLLGIWGLLQLLLQNPLPSYYPLLGFLVLGTGLQMLLFGMLFDMQVEKKKNEKVGLAR
- a CDS encoding disaggregatase related repeat-containing protein, which gives rise to MLKRQIGALLLAACLILTAVPAALGAQNTITVSPTSGTNAQTAINNAINSVAAGATSSNPGYVLLSAGTYQISAPIILKSNVILKGAGDSTIIYATGSVCNSEGSPAYVFGSGVSNVEVSNLQFKSTATGPSDGGHGDYRNCIKLTSSTNSKVHDILFTRYLYGDGVRISKSSGINVYNCRITSSGHDGVSFLSGTKDSRMYNCYVEVQTNTGVRVDNCANIEVDHNTFTGSAGSGWCCVELENTLTNVNVHHNIMHDYKGSSSSAGIGNWNAKGSISVHDNVMWNVSPYVEVGSGTNILGPSDHSVENWVAKGYGYGSLGSVSSSQDTTVDSTSETDTQTAINATAATETKETEVATTNDQTTVNENTVTATTPEQVAGTENTSSTEENATGIVIDNRLREASPDVVYQDKVYIDIGGRPGVGRYRDLILFDLSKYDEAENITNATLSLYWYYPDGIERPEDTIVEIYRPAAAWSPENVTWNSRDTGVLWTQPGGDWFDMNNTSQGDAPYATITLKGSDIPDNRYYELNVTELVKEYVSGEYENTGFLIKTQNENADYVAFYSSDIEDKDKRPTLNIEEKAVA
- a CDS encoding disaggregatase related repeat-containing protein, with translation MNENQQIYRLGEKKRKGILILTLITLVTIVTIALSNAPPEQTVYVNTDGSGDFNCDGTDDHVEINKALAYVTENPEYTTVHLKGPNTYVISDSIFIGSDTILEGDSTAVIKLEDKADWPLEKPLITQIDSSENHNITIRGFEIDGNHDGNKEKSRGKGYHNLIHFLNCKNIQVYDMYMHDNHGDGLKVVKGSNIQFYNNTVYKLGHDALYIIYSSNIEAWNNRITCRTNSGLRVYNGNHVKFYNNVINSEGEGGAGIEIQKAGASTAMNDIEIYNNLIYETNTAGIWITGYGSEYSKDSAKDVYIHNNKFYKTGINAGADWSGGIVLNGFYDTLIENNIFDSCYGAAIAHKEVDEEFSAPGSNYTTIARNNIIINTQSSPTAGEGYAFYNKLQNTHSFILENNCLSNNLGGDYMYASSTSDVQADPALIEQIGKNGSSVQNLPCADAINAGPQETPPEIEHGMGQEEGSYIERAISKMVGFVKNTFLGFASGESEEENLKIISLSVASDNRLKEEAPNTTYRETEYIDVGERPGGGIYRDVMLFELKQLDETDSIEKATLSLFWYYPEEARPEDIVLEVYRPEKWCEEHVTWEEREIETPWQNPGGDWYDRNDVLQGSMPYATITIKGSTLPDNRYYELDVTELVKEYVSGEYENTGFLIKARSESSNYIAFYSSEWQNKAQRPKLTIEYVNE